The following coding sequences are from one Biomphalaria glabrata chromosome 8, xgBioGlab47.1, whole genome shotgun sequence window:
- the LOC106078037 gene encoding zinc finger protein 423-like, which yields MNDFIAEMRPRTKPNPNFNYPEGFVAEFRTRPLNTILEDSQIVCQKSLATVCSPPPPCSKTNFDHCKSDSLDVHMGYSDKDLLNALFDKKFSKERITLLLENSVTQLVEKLLINRAISRIQGSIRIVLCDDESPISVDLNKVYEKSPSGKQDILAELNTDFNVKLRDELASEGKDSHASHRERDIVYETECMQTRALSPPMEVSGLRDDDARTLCSPPHEPDSSTQHLSAVDAGATQVVREAKKRRRDSDNESGYTSKDDLDTNLDDSGEKAAVKGKDASASRRVFNEYFCNGFDGNDTLYIPDSEQLCDMTTDSDHLGSSAEVSDDMDDDFANESRLVIDENADVVPESIARMEVEVNALNKESLFVQEVLKPSVTFKPKSLNELSESEEFESLISSDLTDVDTDAPVDLSGDSDLSRGVSSLLPHPQSLVTKHLDGLKCKQCSLIIPDGQAVSEHALSRHNLFACSYCFRTFTAKNNLKRHVRLHTGSRPYKCSQCPQTFARRDDLKGHVLRHDYSKPFRCSICHKGYTDRACVKNHMAKEHRSRLMHVCPSCGESFDNDDSFTQHKKSHPELQQFSCKKCSFIGTNNLMTLKHNLLHTHKLFACKPCNAYFADPFDYTIHVRKHKKTQSFTDYICCFCNMSLSTYDQYVRHEYSHAQGKAHTCKVCKKQFKNKSILNEHYQSHPETQTENASRELEKVSVSSEKATVPAAPDAAPARPVMESVLSQPFVEEAEYDEYHGQLLDLSMKKPSSPDFSGSFESCQRVNGHFNDIPRNGYVMQSFAKRPEFQAATPYRPPHVVEEKTFRPVFNVRHDNILNCSNRSELKLRQNHTHVPAEKQNTEKSLLSERLTMSHSQPSSFGNKNSSLRFAPYNMEKMLDFASKFIAARGSKISSKVALTINPESADKSLPALMARKEMAIKQARSSSSEDRGMSVNSFHLEPSAALPSVVKTEISMDSDMEEICDSPPTTIRSPGQMHSSEDDSIELSAHGMMEEEKRKPHSCDLCKELFRSFNELEAHSVDIHKRYLCEHCMKTFTTRPNRDRHARVHTGERPYKCDLCEMAFFRGDDLKYHRTTRHPSAQPYVCSRCSVSFTWGRDLERHIRHSKCKA from the coding sequence ATGAATGACTTTATAGCAGAGATGAGGCCTCGTACTAAACCCAATCCAAATTTTAACTACCCTGAAGGTTTTGTTGCAGAATTCAGAACCAGGCCATTAAACACAATCTTAGAGGATTCTCAAATTGTTTGCCAAAAGAGTTTGGCCACCGTTTGTTCCCCACCCCCACCCTGTTCCAAAACTAACTTTGACCACTGTAAAAGTGATAGCCTTGATGTACATATGGGCTACAGTGATAAAGATTTGTTGAACGCTCTCTTCGACAAAAAATTCTCTAAAGAAAGAATAACGCTATTGCTGGAGAACTCTGTGACTCAGTTAGTGGAAAAACTTCTTATAAATAGAGCCATTAGTAGGATTCAAGGCAGTATTAGGATCGTTCTTTGTGATGACGAGTCACCCATTTCTGTAGACTTAAACAAAGTGTACGAGAAGTCTCCGTCTGGCAAGCAGGACATTTTAGCGGAGCTGAACACAGACTTCAACGTGAAGCTTCGAGATGAGCTTGCTAGTGAAGGTAAAGACAGCCATGCCTCTCACCGCGAAAGGGATATAGTTTATGAAACAGAATGCATGCAGACAAGAGCTCTTAGCCCGCCCATGGAAGTAAGCGGCCTCAGGGACGATGATGCCAGAACGCTTTGCAGCCCGCCACACGAGCCTGACTCTTCTACGCAGCATCTCTCTGCTGTTGATGCTGGAGCCACACAGGTTGTCAGGGAGGCCAAAAAGAGGCGAAGGGATAGTGACAATGAAAGTGGCTACACAAGCAAAGACGATCTGGATACGAATTTGGACGATTCCGGTGAGAAAGCAGCAGTCAAAGGGAAAGACGCTTCGGCATCGCGCCGTGTCTTCAATGAATACTTCTGCAATGGGTTTGACGGAAACGACACTTTGTACATACCTGACAGCGAACAGCTATGTGATATGACCACCGACAGTGACCACCTTGGGTCATCGGCCGAAGTGAGTGATGACATGGACGACGATTTCGCAAATGAGTCGAGGCTTGTCATCGATGAGAACGCAGATGTTGTCCCAGAGTCGATCGCGAGGATGGAGGTGGAAGTGAACGCCCTAAACAAGGAATCGCTCTTTGTTCAAGAAGTCTTGAAGCCATCAGTGACTTTTAAACCCAAATCACTGAACGAACTTTCCGAATCTGAGGAATTCGAATCACTGATTAGCTCTGATCTAACAGATGTTGATACAGACGCGCCCGTTGATCTTTCTGGGGACAGTGATTTGTCTAGGGGTGTATCATCACTTCTTCCTCATCCTCAGAGTTTGGTTACCAAGCATTTGGATGGCCTTAAATGCAAACAATGTTCGCTGATAATCCCCGACGGCCAAGCTGTGTCAGAACATGCTCTATCAAGACACAACCTTTTCGCTTGCTCCTATTGCTTCAGGACTTTCACTGCCAAAAACAACCTTAAACGTCACGTGAGACTCCACACCGGATCACGACCTTACAAGTGCTCTCAGTGCCCTCAGACCTTTGCCCGGCGAGATGATCTGAAAGGACACGTGCTGCGCCACGACTACAGCAAACCTTTCCGTTGCTCAATCTGCCACAAGGGATATACGGACAGAGCGTGCGTTAAAAATCATATGGCCAAAGAGCATCGATCCCGGCTTATGCATGTGTGCCCTTCCTGTGGCGAAAGCTTTGACAATGATGATTCCTTCACGCAGCACAAAAAATCTCACCCGGAACTCCAGCAGTTCTCATGCAAGAAGTGCTCCTTCATTGGCACCAACAATCTCATGACCCTGAAGCACAACCTCCTTCACACCCACAAGCTTTTCGCGTGCAAGCCATGCAATGCATATTTTGCCGATCCCTTCGATTACACCATTCACGTAAGGAAACACAAGAAGACCCAGAGCTTTACCGACTACATCTGTTGTTTCTGTAACATGTCTCTTTCAACATATGACCAGTACGTGCGCCATGAGTACTCGCACGCCCAAGGAAAAGCGCACACTTGTAAAGTCTGCAAAAAGCAGttcaaaaataaatctattctgAATGAGCATTATCAATCACACCCCGAGACTCAGACTGAGAATGCATCAAGGGAACTAGAGAAAGTTAGCGTCTCTTCCGAAAAAGCAACAGTGCCTGCTGCTCCTGATGCAGCCCCTGCAAGGCCAGTTATGGAAAGCGTCTTATCGCAACCTTTTGTAGAAGAAGCCGAGTACGACGAATACCACGGACAGCTGCTTGATTTGAGCATGAAAAAGCCTTCCAGTCCTGACTTTAGTGGTAGCTTTGAATCTTGCCAAAGGGTAAATGGACATTTCAACGACATACCCAGAAATGGCTATGTCATGCAGTCCTTTGCCAAGAGGCCAGAATTCCAAGCTGCCACACCTTATAGACCCCCTCATGTCGTAGAAGAAAAAACGTTCAGGCCCGTATTTAATGTTAGACATGATAACATCCTGAATTGCAGTAACAGATCAGAGCTGAAATTACGACAGAATCACACGCACGTACCCGCAGAGAAACAGAACACAGAAAAGAGTTTATTGTCTGAAAGGTTGACAATGAGCCATTCACAGCCAAGCAGCTTCGGAAACAAAAACTCCTCCCTTCGTTTCGCTCCATACAACATGGAAAAAATGCTGGACTTTGCCAGCAAATTCATTGCTGCTCGAGGTTCTAAGATTAGCTCTAAAGTAGCGCTGACTATAAATCCAGAAAGTGCCGACAAGTCTCTGCCAGCATTGATGGCAAGAAAGGAGATGGCTATTAAGCAAGCTCGATCATCTAGCAGCGAAGATAGAGGAATGTCCGTCAATAGTTTTCATCTTGAGCCCAGTGCCGCTCTTCCTTCCGTTGTCAAAACCGAAATTTCAATGGACAGTGATATGGAAGAGATCTGCGATTCTCCACCTACGACCATTCGATCCCCTGGACAGATGCACAGTTCTGAGGATGACAGCATTGAGTTGTCCGCCCACGGAATGATGGAAGAAGAGAAGCGAAAGCCACACTCTTGTGATCTCTGCAAGGAGCTCTTCAGGTCCTTCAATGAGCTGGAGGCACACAGTGTCGACATCCACAAGCGCTATCTGTGTGAGCACTGCATGAAGACCTTCACCACACGGCCCAACAGGGACCGCCACGCGCGCGTGCACACGGGGGAAAGGCCTTACAAATGTGACCTCTGCGAGATGGCGTTTTTCAGGGGTGACGACCTGAAGTACCACCGGACCACCAGACACCCAAGCGCCCAACCTTATGTCTGCAGCCGATGCTCCGTTAGTTTCACTTGGGGGCGCGACTTGGAAAGGCACATTCGCCATTCTAAATGCAAAGCGTAA